TGGTCGCCCCGGCTGCGGACACCTGGACGCCGCCGGAGCTGAGTCTGCGCTTCCTGCACCGTATTTCAGGGAAGACAACGGCGGTGTTGCTGGAGGGCTGCGGGCATTACCCGATCGAGGAGCCCGGTCTCACCCAGCTGGAGGAGGCGGGTCTGCAGGTGCTGCGGGACGTGCTGGAGCAAGATGCGCGACGGTGAGCCGTAACTGCTCGATGTCGTAACCGTGGTCCGGCATCACCCGGTGCAGCTGCGCGTCGACCAGCGCCACGATGCTGCGCGCGGTCAGCTCCGGGTCTTCCTCGGTGCCCCGGTCGCAGCGTTTGAGGTGGTAGGCCACCTCGGCGCAGATCCGGTCCTCGAATATCCGCATCTCCTCAAGATCCGCGGCCGTCATCGCGACCCGGTGCAGCAGCGCGTGCAACCTCGGGTGATCGGCGTGCAGGTCCACCAACTCGCGCAGCACCTGATCCATGGTGTCCTCGAACGGCGGGGCGGTGGCGCGGAGGCGCTCGAACAGCGCGGTCAGCCGGGCGTCGCTGTGCAGAACATGCCGGGCGGCCACCGCGTGCAGCAGCGCACCCTTGTCCGGGAAGTACTGGTAGAGGGTGCCGATCGAGAGCCCCGCCCGCTCGGCGATGCGATTGGTGGTGGCGGCCATCCCCTCCCGGGAGAACACCTGCGCAGCGGCCTCCACCAGGGTGGCCATCGTCTCTTTGGACCGGGCCTGGAGTGGACGTCTGCGTGCGGTGCCGATACTGGCGATGTTCTCCGAACTTGTTGTCCGTTGCAACCGTGATGCAACTGTGCAACCCCTAGGTTGGGTGATGAGCGACACACTGGAGTGTCCCGACCCAGGAGAAGGCCATGACTGTTTATGCACGTCCGGGCGCCGACGGCGCCCTGATGTCGTTCGATGCCCGCTACGACAACTTCATCGGCGGTCAGTGGGTCGCCCCCACTGCCGGCCGCTACTTCGAGAACCCCACCCCGATCACCGGCCAGGTGTTCTGTGAGATCGCCCGGTCCGACGAATCCGATATCGAGAAGGCGTTGGACGCCGCGCATGCCGCCGCGCCGGCCTGGGGCAAGACCTCGGCCGCCGAGCGTTCGGTGATCCTCAATAAGATCGCCGACCGCATCGAGGAGAACCTGGAATCCATCGCGCTGGCCGAGTCCTGGGACAACGGCAAGCCGATCCGCGAGACCCTGAACGCCGACATCCCGCTCGCCGTCGACCACTTCCGGTACTTCGCGGGGTGCATCCGCGCCCAGGAGGGCTCGCTGTCCGAGATCGACGAGGACACTGTCGCCTACCACTTCCACGAGCCGCTCGGCGTGGTCGGCCAGATCATCCCGTGGAACTTCCCGATCCTGATGGCGGTGTGGAAGCTGGCCCCGGCGCTGGCCGCCGGCAATGCGGTGGTGCTCAAGCCGGCCGAGCAGACCCCGGCCTCGATCCTGTACCTGGTGTCCCTGATCGGCGACCTGCTGCCTGCCGGCGTGCTCAACGTCGTCAACGGATTCGGTGTCGAGGCGGGCAAGCCGCTGGCGTCGAGCAACCGGATCGCCAAGATCGCCTTCACCGGTGAGACCACCACCGGCCGGCTGATCATGCAGTACGCCTCGCAGAACCTGATCCCGGTCACCCTCGAATTGGGTGGTAAGAGCCCGAACATCTTCTTCAGCGATGTGCTTGCCGCCGACGACGCCTACCAGGACAAGGCGCTCGAAGGTTTCACCATGTTCGCGCTCAACCAGGGCGAGGTGTGCACCTGCCCGTCGCGCAGCCTGGTGCAGGCCGACATCTACGATGAGTTCCTCGCGATGGCGGCGATCCGCACCAAGGCGGTCCGTCAGGGCGATCCGCTGGACACCGAGACGATGATCGGCGCGCAGGCCTCCAACGATCAGCTGGAGAAGATCCTGTCCTACATCGAGATCGGCAAGAACGAGGGTGCGCAGGTGATCACCGGTGGTGAGCGTGCCCAGCTCGGTGGCGATCTGAACGGCGGATACTACGTCGCGCCAACGATTTTCGCCGGCCACAACAAGATGCGGGTGTTCCAGGAGG
This region of Mycolicibacterium diernhoferi genomic DNA includes:
- a CDS encoding TetR/AcrR family transcriptional regulator, encoding MATLVEAAAQVFSREGMAATTNRIAERAGLSIGTLYQYFPDKGALLHAVAARHVLHSDARLTALFERLRATAPPFEDTMDQVLRELVDLHADHPRLHALLHRVAMTAADLEEMRIFEDRICAEVAYHLKRCDRGTEEDPELTARSIVALVDAQLHRVMPDHGYDIEQLRLTVAHLAPARPAAPADPPPPAG
- the adh gene encoding aldehyde dehydrogenase; translated protein: MTVYARPGADGALMSFDARYDNFIGGQWVAPTAGRYFENPTPITGQVFCEIARSDESDIEKALDAAHAAAPAWGKTSAAERSVILNKIADRIEENLESIALAESWDNGKPIRETLNADIPLAVDHFRYFAGCIRAQEGSLSEIDEDTVAYHFHEPLGVVGQIIPWNFPILMAVWKLAPALAAGNAVVLKPAEQTPASILYLVSLIGDLLPAGVLNVVNGFGVEAGKPLASSNRIAKIAFTGETTTGRLIMQYASQNLIPVTLELGGKSPNIFFSDVLAADDAYQDKALEGFTMFALNQGEVCTCPSRSLVQADIYDEFLAMAAIRTKAVRQGDPLDTETMIGAQASNDQLEKILSYIEIGKNEGAQVITGGERAQLGGDLNGGYYVAPTIFAGHNKMRVFQEEIFGPVVAVTSFTDYDNAIEIANDTLYGLGAGVWSRNGNTAYRAGRDIKAGRVWTNCYHQYPAHAAFGGYKQSGIGRENHKMMLDHYQQTKNLLVSYSTNAQGFF